From a single Lolium rigidum isolate FL_2022 chromosome 7, APGP_CSIRO_Lrig_0.1, whole genome shotgun sequence genomic region:
- the LOC124672012 gene encoding E3 ubiquitin-protein ligase EL5-like: MSSLPADDDGSVLPSARTPTTVVDGDVVFSCVALLFLALVLVFVLYHYFIVHRPVGVRVAAGTASSGPRLGAGVAASAPGAVGRKGVDPVALRALPVTLYRAKDFAEEELECAVCLADLSDGEAARFLPKCGHGFHAECVDLWLRSHPTCPLCRVDVDKPDALPPALPPVRPERANYGTNLPTNVLFWGSQDAVTTRGTAGGPRSSGGVTTIVIDVPETTSSAVVPRDGDAAKSQGLARLRSIGRLWSSRGRCEVGASSSAGSCHRVTAGARTEDSS; this comes from the coding sequence ATGTCATCCTTGCCGGCGGACGACGATGGCAGCGTCCTGCCAAGTGCACGGACTCCCACCACGGTGGTCGACggcgacgtcgtcttctcctgtgtcgccctcctcttcctcgcccTTGTCCTCGTCTTCGTTCTCTACCACTACTTCATAGTCCATCGCCCCGTCGGCGTCCGGGTAGCCGCGGGGACGGCGTCGAGTGGTCCGCGCCTCGGCGCTGGCGTCGCAGCTTCTGCTCCCGGCGCCGTCGGCCGAAAAGGAGTTGATCCGGTGGCGCTGCGTGCTCTGCCCGTGACGTTGTACCGCGCCAAGGACTTCGCGGAGGAGGAGCTGGAGtgcgccgtgtgcctcgccgatcTGTCGGACGGCGAGGCGGCCAGGTTCCTGCCCAAGTGCGGCCACGGCTTCCACGCCGAGTGCGTCGACCTGTGGCTGCGCTCCCACCCCACCTGCCCGCTCTGCCGCGTCGACGTCGACAAGCCCGACGCCTTGCCGCCGGCTCTGCCTCCAGTGCGGCCTGAACGAGCCAACTACGGTACGAACCTGCCGACCAACGTGCTCTTCTGGGGATCCCAGGACGCGGTCACGACTCGAGGAACCGCCGGCGGTCCAAGGTCGTCCGGTGGGGTGACAACGATCGTCATCGATGTCCCGGAGACGACGTCATCAGCCGTGGTGCCGCGTGATGGTGATGCGGCCAAGTCGCAGGGTTTGGCGAGGTTGAGGTCGATCGGGAGGCTGTGGAGCAGCAGAGGGAGGTGTGAGGTGGGCGCTAGTAGCAGTGCTGGTTCTTGCCACAGAGTCACTGCTGGTGCTCGCACTGAAGACTCAAGCTAG